In Polyangiaceae bacterium, the DNA window CTCGATCCTACGCCTGTGGCTTGCCGCTGCCATCCGGACCAACCGTTCAGGCGACGATGGCGTGGCGCTCTGGGTTCATGTAGGGGCGCCCCAGGGAGCGGATGGACGTGCTGCCCCGGCCCTCCACCGGGCCAACGTCGACGAAGAGGACCTGATCCTCTCGGAAATTGATGATGTCCCCCAGGCGCGCTCGAAGCTCGATGAGCTCGGTGCGATTGA includes these proteins:
- the cas2 gene encoding CRISPR-associated endonuclease Cas2, producing the protein MRNTYIVSYDISNPKRLRNVFKLMRGYGDHLQLSVFQCELNRTELIELRARLGDIINFREDQVLFVDVGPVEGRGSTSIRSLGRPYMNPERHAIVA